One stretch of Fictibacillus sp. b24 DNA includes these proteins:
- a CDS encoding lmo0937 family membrane protein, which translates to MLWTIIGILVVLWLLGVIFKVAGGIIHILLVIALIVFVLNFIKGRKMK; encoded by the coding sequence ATGCTTTGGACCATTATCGGTATATTAGTCGTACTCTGGTTATTGGGCGTAATTTTTAAAGTAGCAGGCGGTATTATTCATATCTTACTCGTCATCGCTTTGATCGTCTTCGTATTAAATTTTATTAAAGGCAGGAAAATGAAATAG
- the murA gene encoding UDP-N-acetylglucosamine 1-carboxyvinyltransferase, which translates to MEKIIVRGGRRLEGSVRVEGAKNAVLPVIAASILASQGKSTIKDVPALADVFTINEVLRYLNIDVAFDNGEISVDATSELKTEAPFEYVRKMRASFLVMGPLLARVGLSRIALPGGCAIGSRPIDQHLKGFEAMGATVKIGNGFIEAKIDGRLQGAKIYLDFPSVGATENIMMAATLAEGTTIIENAAKEPEIVCLANYLNAMGATVIGAGTGTIRIVGAEELAGAEHTVVPDRIEAGTYMVAAAITEGDVLIENAIAEHLRPLIAKMEEMGVQIQEEGNGLRVRGPRELKPVDIKTMPHPGFPTDLQSQMMALLLRANGTSVITETVFENRFMHVEEFRRMNGDIKIEGRSSVINGPVNLQGAEVASTDLRAGAALVLAGLVADGYTRVTELKHIDRGYVDFTGKLAALGADIERVNEDVKTTPAKEEQSLKSNLA; encoded by the coding sequence TTGGAAAAAATCATTGTCCGTGGTGGTAGGCGGTTAGAGGGCTCTGTACGAGTTGAAGGAGCTAAGAATGCCGTACTTCCTGTCATCGCAGCATCCATTTTAGCTAGTCAAGGCAAGAGCACAATTAAAGATGTGCCAGCCCTTGCTGATGTGTTTACGATTAACGAAGTATTACGTTATTTAAATATTGATGTAGCATTTGATAACGGAGAAATTTCTGTTGATGCTACAAGCGAACTGAAAACAGAAGCACCATTTGAGTATGTCCGTAAAATGAGAGCATCATTCCTAGTTATGGGACCATTGCTTGCTCGTGTTGGACTATCTCGTATCGCACTTCCTGGAGGCTGCGCAATCGGATCCCGTCCGATCGATCAGCACTTAAAAGGATTTGAAGCGATGGGAGCTACGGTTAAAATCGGGAACGGTTTTATCGAAGCGAAAATTGATGGCCGCTTGCAAGGTGCAAAGATTTATTTAGACTTCCCAAGTGTAGGTGCTACTGAGAACATCATGATGGCTGCAACACTTGCTGAAGGTACAACAATCATCGAAAACGCTGCAAAAGAACCAGAAATCGTATGTCTAGCTAACTACTTGAATGCGATGGGTGCAACAGTTATCGGTGCAGGTACTGGTACAATCCGTATCGTCGGTGCTGAAGAGCTTGCAGGTGCTGAGCATACTGTAGTTCCAGACCGTATCGAAGCAGGTACGTACATGGTAGCAGCTGCTATCACGGAAGGCGACGTATTAATTGAGAATGCAATCGCAGAGCACCTGCGTCCTTTAATCGCAAAGATGGAAGAGATGGGTGTACAAATTCAAGAAGAAGGAAACGGACTTCGTGTTCGCGGACCTCGTGAATTAAAGCCTGTTGATATTAAAACAATGCCACATCCAGGATTCCCGACTGATCTTCAGTCGCAAATGATGGCGCTATTGCTTCGTGCAAACGGAACAAGTGTAATCACGGAAACTGTATTTGAAAACCGCTTCATGCACGTGGAAGAATTCCGCCGCATGAATGGTGATATCAAAATTGAAGGCCGTTCTTCTGTAATCAACGGACCTGTAAATCTGCAAGGTGCTGAGGTTGCTTCAACTGACCTTCGCGCAGGTGCAGCTTTGGTACTTGCTGGGCTTGTCGCAGACGGTTACACACGTGTGACTGAACTCAAGCACATCGACCGTGGATACGTTGATTTTACTGGAAAACTAGCTGCATTAGGTGCTGACATCGAGCGTGTGAACGAAGATGTGAAAACAACACCTGCAAAAGAAGAGCAATCATTAAAAAGTAATTTAGCTTAA
- a CDS encoding complex I subunit 4 family protein codes for MNTYLLSILIFSPLLGVLVLLFTPSHDEKSIKWIGILGTLFPLGTALVTLSAFNMSGEGLQLAEKFQWVSYEVFQSKGDVSYPIFYEVGVNGLSMVLILLTAVVSVLAAIASFSIKKDWKSYFILFFLLEMGMLGVFAAQNLFLFFIFFEITLIPMFFLIGRWGYLEKEKAAYSFLIYNGVGSAILLIAFVAMFMKTGTMNFEQLAYTFSLPQSELNQLYITKNFKMGMLIALLVAFAVKLPVAPLHSWMVRVHVQAPPPIVMIHSGILLKIGAYGLIVFGAGLFPDQFKSLAFVIGLFGVINLLYGAFLALTQTDVKRVLAYSSVSHMGIVLIGLAAVNEAGMTGAVFQVVSHGLISALLFFLVGVLYERAGSSELKDFGGVAKKMPIFAGVMLAGGLASLGLPGMSGFISEFMAFLGLFEKMPVLAAVGTLGLILTAVYVLRAVLAITFGAEKELSNAHDLSSTERIPAFILLAAILFIGIYPAWLSDMLRPTLDVILLGLGG; via the coding sequence ATGGATCGGAATCTTAGGAACGCTATTCCCGCTAGGTACAGCACTCGTTACGTTATCAGCTTTTAATATGTCAGGCGAGGGCCTTCAGCTTGCGGAGAAATTTCAATGGGTTTCTTATGAAGTCTTTCAATCAAAAGGGGATGTAAGCTATCCGATCTTTTATGAAGTTGGTGTGAACGGCCTATCGATGGTGCTCATTCTTTTAACGGCAGTTGTGAGTGTGCTCGCCGCCATCGCGTCGTTCTCTATAAAAAAGGACTGGAAAAGCTACTTCATTTTGTTCTTTTTGCTTGAGATGGGAATGCTCGGCGTTTTTGCCGCACAAAATTTATTCTTATTCTTCATTTTCTTTGAGATTACGCTCATTCCGATGTTCTTCTTAATAGGACGATGGGGTTATCTAGAAAAAGAAAAAGCGGCTTACAGCTTTTTGATCTATAACGGAGTCGGTTCAGCCATTCTCCTTATTGCGTTTGTAGCCATGTTCATGAAGACCGGAACGATGAACTTTGAGCAGCTTGCTTACACGTTCTCGCTTCCGCAATCAGAACTGAACCAGCTGTATATAACGAAGAATTTTAAGATGGGGATGCTGATCGCGCTTCTCGTTGCGTTTGCCGTTAAGCTGCCAGTCGCACCGCTTCATTCATGGATGGTTCGCGTCCACGTTCAAGCTCCGCCTCCGATCGTTATGATTCACTCAGGCATTCTACTAAAAATCGGTGCGTACGGTTTGATCGTGTTTGGAGCAGGACTTTTTCCTGATCAGTTCAAGTCGCTCGCGTTTGTTATCGGATTGTTCGGTGTGATCAACCTGCTTTACGGAGCGTTTTTAGCACTAACACAAACGGACGTGAAACGAGTGTTGGCTTATTCATCCGTCTCTCATATGGGAATCGTGCTCATCGGGCTTGCGGCAGTGAACGAAGCAGGGATGACGGGAGCCGTATTTCAAGTGGTCTCTCACGGATTGATCTCCGCTCTTCTGTTTTTCTTAGTAGGTGTTCTTTATGAAAGAGCTGGCTCTTCTGAATTGAAAGATTTTGGAGGAGTGGCGAAAAAGATGCCGATCTTCGCAGGTGTCATGCTCGCTGGAGGTCTCGCTTCATTAGGTCTGCCGGGAATGTCAGGCTTTATAAGCGAATTTATGGCGTTTTTAGGATTGTTTGAGAAAATGCCTGTGTTAGCCGCGGTTGGAACGCTAGGGCTGATTTTAACAGCCGTTTACGTGCTGCGGGCGGTCTTGGCCATCACGTTTGGAGCTGAAAAAGAACTTTCAAACGCTCATGATTTATCTTCAACAGAGCGGATTCCGGCGTTTATCTTGCTGGCGGCGATTTTGTTTATCGGAATCTATCCTGCTTGGTTAAGTGATATGCTCCGTCCAACATTAGATGTCATTCTGCTAGGGTTAGGGGGCTAA
- a CDS encoding YwmB family TATA-box binding protein, which produces MKKWTMTITAILLTIMITSGYAKTDEKTNEVTHIIDVLKDKGVKPDKWTMYFRGQIGFTSKGLGYLKQAEELKRNYPEFDWAVTEDEAGHYKMNGTFERNDIGVSEKMTIITYPQKDQSASYFIYAVEGLVNTNQNWKEIQNLIDRRVEQSVGGNPKIFSCVTGTYGDRMVVDLYSQANELVRAFSGVSVEELKEETFVSLSAYTELWEQAIYTGHQHKMNLQVALRTEGLGSKTTVTIGTPIITSEY; this is translated from the coding sequence ATGAAAAAATGGACAATGACGATTACGGCGATTTTGCTTACAATTATGATTACTTCTGGATATGCAAAAACAGACGAAAAAACAAATGAAGTTACACATATAATAGACGTTTTAAAAGACAAGGGCGTAAAACCTGACAAATGGACGATGTATTTTCGTGGTCAAATAGGTTTTACATCTAAAGGACTAGGGTATTTAAAACAAGCAGAAGAGCTTAAACGTAATTATCCTGAATTTGACTGGGCGGTAACAGAAGATGAGGCCGGACATTATAAAATGAACGGGACTTTTGAGCGTAATGATATCGGGGTTTCAGAGAAAATGACCATCATTACATACCCCCAAAAAGATCAATCCGCATCGTATTTTATTTATGCGGTTGAAGGACTTGTAAATACAAATCAAAACTGGAAAGAAATCCAGAACCTGATTGATCGCCGTGTTGAACAATCAGTAGGAGGAAATCCCAAAATTTTCTCTTGTGTTACCGGTACATACGGTGATAGAATGGTGGTTGATTTGTATTCGCAAGCAAATGAATTGGTACGCGCCTTTTCTGGTGTTTCTGTAGAGGAACTAAAAGAAGAGACGTTTGTGTCGCTTTCTGCATATACTGAGCTGTGGGAACAAGCGATTTATACCGGTCATCAACATAAAATGAATCTTCAGGTTGCACTGCGAACTGAAGGATTGGGCAGTAAAACTACTGTCACAATTGGCACACCAATAATTACGTCTGAATATTAA
- a CDS encoding DUF1146 family protein: protein MIPIGQQALLHIIVHLLFLVIAWWALQAIHFDKWIKKGKVMQARVLYILLVISLASIASDFFLKYLQYSTNLSQLFG, encoded by the coding sequence ATGATTCCAATCGGACAACAAGCTTTATTACATATCATCGTACATCTATTGTTTCTCGTTATTGCTTGGTGGGCATTGCAGGCGATCCATTTTGATAAATGGATCAAAAAAGGAAAGGTCATGCAGGCTAGAGTGCTATACATACTGCTAGTGATCAGTCTTGCGAGTATAGCGAGCGATTTTTTTCTGAAATATCTTCAGTATTCCACTAATCTCAGCCAGTTATTTGGGTAA
- a CDS encoding M4 family metallopeptidase — MKKQFSVWGLALGLAVSPLAAGQANAEAPVNVLSTKQFNSLTGTPSFVSGKLTEASSKSAKEVVMSYLQKESKTFKLGSQKAEEAFTVKSVTKDELGRQLVRLQQTYKGVPVWGSTQVAHVNDQGELVVFSGTVVPNLQDKPGLGFGKKISASKAVAAAVKDLGFTPEYEADPTSDLVVYTEGDQATYAYLVNLNFLSPEPGNYNYFVDAVTGKVLNSYNDLDEAHGGTKAPPTGGGSLVGTNAVGSGTGVLGDSKTLNTLLSNGTYYLQDNTRGGGVFTYDAQNRQQLPGKLWADADNQFNATYDRAAVDAHYYAGTTYDYYKEVFNRNSYDNKGAALKSTVHYGRNYNNAFWNGQQMVYGDGDGTTFVSLSGGLDVVAHELTHAVTDFSSDLIYQNESGALNEAMSDIFGTLVEHHENNNPDYEIGEDIYTPGTSGDALRSMSDPTKYNDPDHYSVRYTGTGDNGGVHINSGIINKAAYLLAVGGTHYGVTVPAIGNQKVGAIYYRANTVYLTASSNFSQARAALVQSASDLYGATSAEVAAVKKSYDAIGVN; from the coding sequence ATGAAAAAGCAGTTTTCAGTATGGGGTTTAGCACTAGGTCTTGCAGTGAGTCCATTAGCGGCAGGACAAGCTAATGCTGAAGCACCAGTGAATGTTTTATCTACAAAGCAGTTCAATAGCTTAACGGGTACACCTTCTTTTGTATCAGGTAAATTAACGGAGGCATCTTCAAAATCCGCAAAAGAAGTAGTCATGTCTTATCTTCAAAAAGAGTCAAAGACATTTAAATTAGGAAGTCAAAAAGCGGAAGAGGCGTTCACAGTTAAGTCTGTGACAAAAGACGAACTAGGCAGACAGTTAGTACGCCTTCAGCAAACATATAAAGGAGTTCCGGTTTGGGGATCTACTCAAGTGGCTCATGTAAATGATCAAGGAGAGCTTGTTGTATTCTCGGGAACAGTGGTTCCTAATCTGCAGGACAAGCCTGGATTAGGTTTTGGTAAAAAGATTTCTGCATCTAAAGCGGTAGCAGCTGCAGTTAAGGACTTGGGTTTCACACCTGAATATGAAGCAGATCCAACGTCAGATCTCGTTGTGTATACAGAAGGAGATCAAGCTACATATGCTTACTTAGTAAACCTTAACTTCTTATCGCCTGAGCCGGGCAACTACAACTATTTTGTAGATGCTGTAACAGGTAAGGTTTTAAACTCTTACAATGATTTAGACGAGGCACATGGCGGTACGAAAGCACCTCCAACAGGCGGTGGATCACTTGTTGGAACAAATGCTGTCGGATCAGGTACGGGTGTCCTTGGTGACTCAAAAACGCTAAATACGTTACTATCAAACGGAACGTACTATCTGCAAGATAACACAAGAGGTGGAGGCGTATTTACATACGATGCGCAAAATCGCCAGCAGCTTCCAGGGAAACTTTGGGCTGATGCGGACAACCAGTTTAACGCAACATACGATCGTGCAGCTGTAGATGCTCACTATTATGCAGGAACAACGTACGATTATTATAAAGAAGTTTTTAACCGTAACTCTTACGACAATAAAGGAGCTGCGTTAAAATCAACGGTACATTACGGCCGTAACTACAACAACGCATTCTGGAACGGTCAGCAGATGGTTTACGGTGATGGCGACGGAACAACATTCGTTTCGTTATCCGGTGGTCTCGATGTTGTAGCGCATGAATTAACACATGCTGTAACAGACTTTTCATCTGATCTGATCTATCAAAACGAATCTGGTGCGTTGAACGAAGCCATGTCCGATATTTTCGGTACGTTAGTTGAGCACCATGAAAATAACAACCCGGATTATGAGATCGGCGAAGACATCTATACGCCAGGTACGAGTGGTGACGCACTTCGTTCCATGAGTGATCCGACGAAATACAATGATCCAGACCACTATTCTGTTCGCTACACAGGAACAGGTGACAATGGTGGAGTACACATCAACAGCGGAATTATCAACAAAGCAGCATACTTGCTGGCAGTTGGCGGAACGCATTACGGTGTAACGGTTCCGGCGATCGGCAACCAAAAAGTAGGAGCGATCTATTACAGAGCGAATACGGTTTACTTAACAGCTTCATCTAACTTCAGCCAGGCAAGAGCAGCTCTTGTTCAATCGGCTTCTGACCTGTACGGCGCTACATCTGCTGAAGTAGCAGCGGTTAAAAAATCGTATGACGCAATTGGCGTAAACTAA
- the nuoN gene encoding NADH-quinone oxidoreductase subunit NuoN: MDLDTLFSFKWSVMAPEFIILGIATLLSIIDLFMKRESSRKPLAWLAGAGVLAALVAIFMQLDHDVTSILYDTYRLDSFSKAFKILLLLGTLLVLVLASNYKKEDIEENRGEFYYLLLAALLGAMMMASSADLITLFVGLELLSLSSYIMAGLERRNKRSNESAFKYVVSGGIATAITLFGMSYIFGLTGETNLFKIAENMGNLELLKHSFLIVFAFIITFAGLTFKIAAAPLHMWAPDVYEGAPVPVTAFLSVVSKTAGFVILLRVIIITFIAAPGIDSEPLLLQVQPYVMLLAAATMIIGNVTALRQRNIKRMFAYSSIAQAGYILVPFVSNSSLLFELIWFYLLAYLFMNIGAFTVIQLLTSQEGSNDISVFRGLFKRSPWLAVPMTFFVLSLAGIPVTAGFIGKFGIFMGALGLEPAHYWLAAVMMATTLVSYVYYFNIIAIMFFRDGEGTKVSVPGGMAAVLAFCAASILILGVMPDLALDFFYGNFDVNEFFMQIETEVHTHDH, encoded by the coding sequence ATGGATTTAGATACATTATTTTCTTTTAAATGGAGCGTCATGGCTCCTGAATTTATTATTCTTGGCATAGCAACATTGTTATCCATCATCGATCTTTTTATGAAAAGGGAGTCAAGCCGAAAACCTCTTGCTTGGCTTGCTGGGGCAGGCGTTTTAGCAGCGCTCGTCGCGATCTTCATGCAGCTCGATCATGACGTAACGTCGATTCTTTATGATACGTATAGACTGGACTCATTTTCAAAAGCCTTTAAGATTTTGCTTTTATTAGGAACGCTATTGGTACTTGTCTTAGCGTCCAATTATAAAAAAGAAGATATAGAAGAAAACCGAGGTGAGTTCTACTACTTACTGCTAGCCGCACTATTAGGAGCTATGATGATGGCTTCAAGTGCAGACCTTATCACACTGTTCGTCGGGCTGGAGCTTCTTTCTCTATCTTCTTATATTATGGCAGGGCTGGAGAGACGAAATAAGCGCAGCAACGAATCAGCGTTCAAGTATGTCGTTTCAGGCGGAATTGCAACGGCAATCACTTTGTTTGGGATGAGTTATATTTTCGGTCTGACAGGGGAAACGAATCTGTTCAAGATTGCTGAAAACATGGGGAACCTTGAACTATTAAAGCACAGCTTTTTGATCGTCTTTGCATTCATTATCACGTTTGCGGGTCTAACGTTTAAAATCGCAGCGGCTCCACTTCACATGTGGGCACCTGATGTTTACGAAGGCGCACCTGTTCCTGTAACGGCATTCTTAAGTGTCGTATCGAAAACAGCAGGGTTTGTAATCTTACTGCGAGTGATCATCATCACCTTTATTGCAGCACCTGGAATCGATAGTGAACCACTTCTATTGCAAGTTCAGCCGTACGTTATGCTGTTAGCTGCTGCAACGATGATTATCGGTAATGTTACCGCTCTTCGACAAAGAAACATTAAGCGTATGTTCGCGTATTCGTCCATCGCTCAAGCGGGTTACATTTTAGTGCCGTTCGTTTCTAATTCGTCATTGTTGTTTGAGCTGATCTGGTTTTATCTGCTGGCTTACTTGTTTATGAATATTGGAGCTTTTACCGTAATTCAATTGTTAACGAGTCAGGAAGGTTCCAATGATATCAGCGTTTTCCGCGGATTGTTCAAGCGTTCACCATGGCTTGCTGTTCCGATGACCTTTTTCGTATTGTCACTTGCCGGGATTCCGGTGACTGCTGGTTTTATCGGGAAATTCGGTATCTTTATGGGAGCGCTCGGATTGGAGCCAGCCCATTATTGGCTTGCGGCTGTGATGATGGCGACGACGCTTGTTTCTTATGTGTATTACTTCAACATCATTGCGATCATGTTTTTCCGTGATGGAGAAGGAACGAAGGTTTCAGTCCCGGGAGGAATGGCCGCCGTGTTGGCGTTTTGTGCCGCATCCATTCTGATTCTAGGAGTCATGCCAGATCTCGCGCTTGATTTCTTCTACGGGAACTTTGACGTGAACGAATTCTTTATGCAGATTGAAACCGAAGTTCATACGCATGATCATTGA